One part of the Clostridium thermosuccinogenes genome encodes these proteins:
- a CDS encoding replication-associated recombination protein A produces MERKEPLAYRMRPRTIEEFVGQEEIVGKGKMLYRMIKADRISSVIFYGPPGTGKTSLARVIAESTKTPFEKLNAVTAGVADIKRIVADTQNPMLNTKGKTVLFIDEIHRFNKSQQDALLPYVEDGTIVLIGATTENPFFEVNKALISRSSVFMLKPLSEQHILKLLNNALTDRERGLGEYDIEVEDDALKYLANICNGDARIALNALELAVITSEISSDGKIHIDMSVIEECVQKRAVTFDKSGDMHYDNISAFIKSMRGSDPDAAVFYLARALYAGEDPEFLARRIIICASEDVGMANPNALVVATAAAEAVRMIGMPEARIILAHAAVMVATSPKSNSAYAAINQALHDVETKRTGDVPMHLRNAVTQGMKDLGYGVGYKYAHDYPGNIVNQEYLPEEMRGTIYYKPTVNGYERKIKEWLDERRKSGI; encoded by the coding sequence ATGGAAAGAAAAGAACCTCTGGCTTATAGAATGAGACCAAGGACAATTGAAGAATTTGTGGGTCAGGAAGAAATCGTCGGCAAAGGAAAAATGCTTTACAGGATGATAAAAGCAGACCGCATATCGTCCGTCATTTTTTACGGTCCCCCGGGCACGGGAAAAACATCCCTTGCAAGGGTTATTGCAGAATCGACGAAAACTCCTTTTGAAAAGCTGAACGCGGTTACGGCGGGAGTGGCGGACATAAAGAGAATTGTTGCCGATACCCAAAATCCCATGCTGAATACCAAGGGAAAAACGGTTCTTTTTATTGACGAAATCCACCGTTTTAACAAATCCCAGCAGGATGCGCTGCTGCCTTATGTAGAGGACGGAACCATAGTTTTAATCGGCGCTACCACTGAAAATCCGTTTTTCGAAGTTAACAAGGCTCTGATCTCAAGGTCGTCGGTATTCATGCTCAAACCCCTTTCGGAGCAGCACATATTGAAGCTTCTGAACAATGCGCTAACCGATCGGGAGCGGGGTTTGGGGGAATACGATATTGAGGTGGAAGATGACGCATTAAAATACCTTGCCAACATATGCAACGGGGATGCCCGCATCGCATTGAATGCCCTTGAGCTGGCGGTAATAACTTCTGAGATCAGCAGTGACGGAAAGATTCACATAGATATGTCTGTAATTGAAGAATGTGTGCAAAAAAGGGCTGTGACTTTCGACAAATCGGGAGATATGCACTATGACAATATCAGCGCTTTTATAAAGTCCATGCGGGGCAGTGATCCCGATGCGGCGGTGTTTTATCTTGCCAGGGCTTTATATGCCGGGGAAGACCCGGAGTTTCTCGCCCGGAGGATAATTATATGCGCTTCCGAAGATGTCGGGATGGCAAATCCGAATGCCTTGGTGGTAGCAACAGCTGCTGCTGAAGCTGTAAGAATGATAGGAATGCCCGAAGCAAGGATTATATTGGCCCATGCTGCTGTTATGGTAGCCACCAGTCCGAAATCCAATTCTGCTTACGCTGCCATAAACCAGGCATTGCACGATGTAGAGACAAAGCGCACCGGTGATGTGCCGATGCATCTCAGAAACGCAGTTACTCAGGGGATGAAGGACCTGGGATATGGAGTCGGATACAAATATGCCCACGACTATCCCGGAAATATCGTAAACCAGGAATATCTTCCCGAAGAGATGAGAGGC
- the glyA gene encoding serine hydroxymethyltransferase — protein MYSLNQIKKVDPDIARAIEDEVNRQRNNIELIASENFVSEAVMEALGTPLTNKYAEGYPGKRYYGGCDYVDVVENLAIERAKELFGAEHANVQPHSGAQANMAVFFAVLEPGDTVLGMNLAHGGHLSHGMPKNISGKYYNVIPYGVRESDCRIDYDQVRELAKKHSPKLIIAGASAYPRILDFKTFREIADEVGAYLMVDMAHIAGLVAAGLHPNPVPYAHFVTTTTHKTLRGPRGGMILCTEELSKKLNSAVFPGIQGGPLMHVIAAKAVSFKEALSDEFKAYQTQIVKNAKALANALMEKGFNLVSGGTDNHLMLVDLRNKGITGKEAQHKLDEVFITANKNGIPFDPEKPTVTSGLRLGTPSVTTRGMKEDDMVEIADLISLALTDFDNSKEAVIERVKALTNKYPLY, from the coding sequence AGTGAAGCAGTCATGGAGGCCCTGGGAACTCCCCTTACAAACAAGTATGCCGAAGGTTACCCGGGAAAAAGGTATTACGGCGGGTGCGATTATGTGGATGTCGTTGAAAACCTTGCAATAGAACGGGCAAAAGAGCTTTTTGGAGCAGAGCATGCAAATGTTCAGCCTCACTCGGGAGCACAGGCCAACATGGCAGTGTTCTTTGCTGTTCTGGAACCCGGGGATACTGTGTTGGGCATGAACCTCGCCCATGGAGGCCACCTGAGCCACGGTATGCCCAAGAACATATCCGGTAAGTACTATAATGTAATCCCTTATGGTGTAAGGGAAAGTGACTGCAGGATTGATTACGACCAGGTAAGGGAACTGGCCAAAAAGCATTCTCCAAAGCTTATAATAGCCGGTGCCAGCGCTTATCCGAGGATATTAGATTTCAAAACTTTCAGGGAAATTGCCGATGAAGTGGGAGCATATTTGATGGTGGATATGGCCCACATTGCAGGTCTGGTAGCTGCCGGCCTTCATCCCAACCCGGTACCGTATGCCCATTTTGTAACCACTACCACGCACAAGACCCTCCGCGGTCCGAGGGGCGGGATGATTTTGTGCACCGAAGAGCTTTCCAAAAAACTGAACAGCGCTGTTTTCCCCGGAATACAGGGAGGACCACTGATGCACGTGATTGCGGCAAAAGCCGTAAGCTTCAAAGAAGCTCTTTCCGATGAATTTAAGGCATATCAGACTCAAATTGTAAAGAACGCAAAAGCTCTGGCCAATGCTTTGATGGAAAAAGGCTTCAATCTGGTTTCCGGGGGAACGGACAACCATCTCATGCTGGTAGACCTCCGCAATAAGGGCATAACCGGAAAAGAGGCCCAGCATAAGCTGGATGAAGTGTTCATAACCGCCAACAAGAACGGAATTCCTTTTGACCCCGAAAAGCCTACCGTTACCAGCGGATTGCGCCTTGGCACTCCTTCGGTAACCACAAGGGGAATGAAGGAAGATGACATGGTGGAGATAGCTGATCTGATCTCCTTGGCCCTTACGGATTTTGACAACAGCAAGGAAGCTGTTATAGAAAGGGTAAAAGCCCTCACGAATAAGTATCCATTGTACTGA